CATCTATCCCAGCCTTCTTGTACGCTTTCTCATGTGGTTTAAGGTATTTGTTATAGGCTTTCTTATCAATAGGTATAAGACTAAGTAGAGTAACCTTGCCGTTTAAAACGTTATCCATCTATCCTCACCCCTCATCAATCTACTTCCTTTGCCTTAATGAATTGAATCATAAGTAGTAAACATAGTGACATTCCTACACAATATCCGACGAAGCAACCTAACCAAAACATTCAATCACTCCTTAATTGCTAACGGTTTAATCAAAACTGTTTCGCTCGAATTTCTTCTCGTGTGACTTTATTAATTTGATTTGCTATTGTTCTACCGTCTAAAACAGTATCGAATTGAATTAATGTTTCACTCTTTCCTTTAAACTTGTCCATAACCTTTTCTAACTTCTCCAATGCAAACACACATTCATTAGCAGCTTCCGTTACTTCTTTAATTCTTTCTAATGCTTCAGTTGTATCAGCATTTACTTGAATTTTTGGTCCCTTATTTTTACTTTGATCAGTTTGCTTCTTAACTGGATTATAAGGTTTAAGTGTTGCTGGTCCACCACACCTAACACAACTCATCCCATCTAAAAAATGCCTAAACATCACTGTACGACACTCATTGTCCATACATTCTAATTGCATTTTCTTTCATCCTTTCACCCTCCTCCAAAATAAAAAGCACCCGAATGGATGCCTTACTATCGTTTTACTTATTGGTTTTCAATTACGGCATGTGAAGTTTTATTCTTCTCTCCGCTAACAACCACGACAGAAAATTTTGCCGGACTTATCAGGCCCCTCTCATTCCATCTACCTAGGATGTTGTTAGCTCAAAGAAGAGCAAAAGCTCCCCTTAATAACGGTATCATTCAATCGCTACCATCTGCTGGTTTCGGATTTTTGATTATGCCGCCAATATGAGGCTGTTTAGAATTCAAGACACAACATTGTGAGTCGTGTTTTCCGCCACTTCTCACAATACAAATATATCACGTTGATTCCAAAACAACCGACACATTTACGGTCAAAAAACGGTCACGACTCGGCCACTTATTTTATTCCCGTTATCCTTATTTATAATAGTCCGATTCCACTTAATTGAACATGGTTACTATTAGGATGTACTTTTTTAACTTCAGCAATGCCTTTAATGTCAGTTACATAAATTGTAGAAAATGTAACCTCCACTTCTTTATCATAGTATGCTGCCGTTATAAGAAAATCTTTTGGTCCTGAATATTCAATGTCTATTGTCCATTTACAATTCTTTTCTCCATGTATCTTAAAATAAGCTTGATCATAATTGATTTCCTCTCCTATCCCTTCTATAAAAAGATTCTTTACACTATATGTCCTCATCTTCTCAACTCCTTTCCTTGCTATTTTAATTCTAACAAACAGCATCAATCTTTTAACACCACTTAGTTACCCATATCTTATATTTTGTGTAACTGCCCCTATCGCCGGAACTATTGATATTCATAGCTTCATAACACTTTCCCTTTTGAGTTACACAACGCATAAAAAATGAGTAATTATAAAAAGCAAAAAATAAAAAGGATGTAGCTAGATTTTAAATTTAATCATAGCTCTATCCATTGCATCTTGGTTGACACCTATGTACCTTAACGTAACTCTTTCGGATGAATGATTAAATATCTCCATAAGTAAGGCTATATTCTTTGTTTGCATATACATGTGATATCCAAATGTCTTACGTAATGTATGTGTACCTATCTCATCTAATCCAAACTCTGATGCCATACTTTTAAGTATCTTATATGCCATGCTGCGTCCAATCGGTTTATTCTTTCCTTCACGACTTTTAATTAAATACTCATTGTCATCTCTTTCTTCAATGTACCAACGTAGTTCTCTTTTTAATGCTGGAGTCAATTGAATACGTTTCTGTTTCCCTGTCTTCTTTTCTCTCATTGAAATATGGCTTCCTTTTAAATCGCTAACTCTTAACTTTAAAATATCACTGATCCGTAAACCTGTATTAATCCCCATTACAAACAAAATATAATTACGCTCATTGTTTTCCTTCAGATATTCTTTAATCTGTTGTATTTGCTCTGGATCACGTATCGGCTGAACGAAATTCATTGGTCATCCCCTCCATAATGCTCCTCTACCTCATATACTTCTAATCTAAGAGCAAAAGCAAGTTTATAAAAAGCATTAGATTTATTTCGTCTATATGTACGTTCACTCATGCCAATCTCGCTATAAACCATATAATCAAATACTTCCTCATTTTCCAAATAACGCTTTACAATTATGTCTCTTTGATTCTTACTGAAACGACTTAGTGCTTTGTCAATTTGAAAAGATAAACGTTGTAATCTTGCTTCTCTCTCACTCAGTTTCACGTTAGCTAAAGCGACATCTTCAGCTGGCTTTCCTACTATATTTGTTGGACCATGATATCGAACTTCATCAGAAGCTGTAACCTTCATCTCATTTCTAATCATCCCAAACTGTCTATAAATACGAACATTTTCAAGAACTTCTTCTAATCGTGCTTGTGTTGCTTTACGGTCAATTTTTGGTAAGAATGTTAATTGCGTCATATACAATCACTCCTTGTCTATTTTATTAAT
The DNA window shown above is from Bacillus clarus and carries:
- a CDS encoding site-specific integrase, with amino-acid sequence MNFVQPIRDPEQIQQIKEYLKENNERNYILFVMGINTGLRISDILKLRVSDLKGSHISMREKKTGKQKRIQLTPALKRELRWYIEERDDNEYLIKSREGKNKPIGRSMAYKILKSMASEFGLDEIGTHTLRKTFGYHMYMQTKNIALLMEIFNHSSERVTLRYIGVNQDAMDRAMIKFKI
- a CDS encoding ArpU family phage packaging/lysis transcriptional regulator, with amino-acid sequence MTQLTFLPKIDRKATQARLEEVLENVRIYRQFGMIRNEMKVTASDEVRYHGPTNIVGKPAEDVALANVKLSEREARLQRLSFQIDKALSRFSKNQRDIIVKRYLENEEVFDYMVYSEIGMSERTYRRNKSNAFYKLAFALRLEVYEVEEHYGGDDQ